TCGAGGAGCCGAGTGATTTCGCGGCTTTCGTTGCGGGAGGCCCCTGGCTCCACCATGTCCATCTCGCGTCGCGGAAACGTGTTCTGCCCGGTCAGGACGAGCGATCCTTCATCGACGGTTTCCGGGGGCTGAAATGGGTGGGTTACAAAGATTACTGCAGTTTCGAGTGCGGTGTGCAGGGCGATCGGGAGGTGGAAATCCCCAAGGCCCTGGCGTTCCTGCGCGATCAGTGGGAAAAGGCAACTTTGCCGGGTCAGGCGTAACACATAACACGTTGGCACACGATTCACGGTCGTTGTACCACTTGATGAGGAGGCGCTTCCATGAAACGACATCTGCTTGGCTTTGCCGTGGCCATCTTGGCGCTGAGTTACCTGGCGGTGGCAGAAGAACGACGTGCCAGAAACGAGATTATCGATCCGGCAGTTGCCGCCCAGGATCCCGACTTCCACATTCAGGGAGAATATCTGGGCGAAGGTGCCCTGCCGACCGGCGGTGAAGGGAAGCTGGGAGCCCAGGTCATCGCACGCGGTGACGGAAAGTTTGAGATGTACGTGCTCGTCGGCGGGTTGCCCGGCGAAGGATGGGACCGCTCCAAGCCGCGACTGCGTGGTGAAGCCACGCGGCAGGACGGTGAGGTGACTCTCCGCGGCGAGGGTTATGAGGGAACGATCGCCGATGGCGTTCTCACGCTGAAGCACGGTCACGGGGAGGTGAAACTCCGCCGCGTGGAACGCAAAAGCCCGACGCTGGGGGCAAAACCCCCGGAGGGCGCGGTGGTCCTCTTCGACGGCAAAAATGCCGACGCCTTCGATAATGGGACCGTTCTTCCCGATGGCAGCCTGCTTTCCGGGGTGACAACCAAGGAAAAGTTCGGTGCCTATCATCTCCACCTGGAATTTCGATTGTCTTGGATGCCCAAGGCGCTCGGCCAGGCGCGCTCCAACAGCGGTGTCTATCTCCATGACTGCTATGAGGTCCAGGTTCTGGACTCCTTCGGACTGACCGGCGAGGACAACGAGTGTGGCGGCATTTACAAGGTGAAGGCCCCGGATGTCAACATGTGCCTGCCGCCGCTGGTCTGGCAAACATACGACATCGATTTCACTCCGCCCAAGTATGAGGATGGTAAGAAGGTGGCCAATGCGCGGATCACCGTGCGTCACAATGGCGTCGTGATTCACGACAATCTGGAGTTGCCGGGAGCCACGCCGGGACGTCAGCCGGAGGGCCCGCCCCCGCGTCCCATCCATCTGCAGGCCCATGGCAACCGGGTCGTTTACCGAAACATCTGGCTGGTTCCGAAGGACTGAGCTGGCCCTTGGGCATGCAAACGGCGTTCCGATCCTGGCAGGAAAATCACGCAAAAAACCGGGATTTTCCGGCCTGTTCCCAGCCCGGCCTGTAAGCTAAAATTGAGTTGCTTACGAGGCACGGCTGCCGACTGCAGCGGGACCGGACGTCTAAGAAACAGGACACAGAAGAGTTGAGTTTCAGACAGGTCCGGCCGATATAATGCATCGGTAGCCTTGATAAACACGAGACAATGATCAAACCTCCCGTCGCATATTCCGACGGAGGTGCCAACCCTTACGCGTGAACCAGGGTCGCTTTCCCGGCTTGTGCAAGTGCACGCCTGACCCTCGTTCGTCTCGCAGCGACGCATCCAGTCGCAATATCGCGGGGGGTTTGATTGAACAAAACCGCCGGAACCCTTTTCCTGGGTTGCGGCGGTTTTTGTTTTTACCTGTGTTAAGCCAGTCCTTCCGCCTCAGCTTCGACACTGCGCATCCCGTCCGGCTTGCATTCCGAAAAGAGAGTTCTCAAAATGCGGGCAGAAACGGCGGCGTTAGAAAGGGTTGCCACTTGCGGTTCGGGCCTGAACGAGAGCATTGGAGCCGATCCGTAAACCAGGAAACATTTTCCATAACGGCCCGAGGGCCAGGACTCCGGCCCTTGCCCGATTAATCCGAGAGGGAAACTTGAATGGATACGGTGTGGGAACGAGCTCGATTGCTTCGAGTGGGTTGGGTGTGCTGCTTTCTGCTCGCCGCGTCGAGCTTCGAATCAAATCAAATGCTGCGGGGAGAGAACACCCCCGGGGATGGAACAGTCACCCTCGAGCTTGCCGACCAGGAAGATGTGTACATTTCCGGCGAAGAGGGCTACCACACATACCGAATCCCTTCCCTCATCGTGGCCGCGGATGGCTCCCTTCTCGCATTCTGCGAGGGTCGCAAACACGGCCGTGGTGACTCGGGGGACATCGATCTTCTGGTGAAACGATGGGACCCCACTGAGAAAGCCTGGACCCGCCAGTCTATCGTCTGGGACGACGGTCCCAATACCTGCGGCAATCCCTGCCCTGTTCTCGATCGCCAAACTGGTATCATCTGGCTCTGGATGACGCACAATCTGGGCGAGGACCGCGAGCCGGAAATCGTGGCCAGAAAAAGTCGTGGCACACGAACGGTGTGGCTCACCTGCAGTACTGATCACGGCCGAACGTGGAGCTCCCCGATCGACATGACCGAAAGAGTCAAACTGAAGAATTGGACGTGGTACGCCACCGGGCCGGGATGCGGCATCCAAACCCGGTCAGGTCGTTTAATCATTCCGTGCGATCACATTGATGATGCTGGCAATTGGGGGTCGCACGTTCTATACAGCGACGACCACGGCCAGACATGGCATCTGGGTGGCTCGGTCGGCCCGCAGACCAACGAATGTGAGGTGGTCGAGCTGGCCGATGGCCGCCTGCTCCTCAACATGCGAAACTACAACCGAAAATTCCCATGCCGTGCCGTCGCCGAAAGCCACGATGGTGGGCTCACATGGTCGGCCGTCAGGTATGACACCACACTCGTGGAACCGGTATGCCAGGCAAGCATCCGAAGGATCGAGGGCCTTTCATTCGACGGGCAGCCACTGATCGCTTTCAGCAACCCGGCCGACGCTAGGGAGCGAAAGAAACTGACCGTCCGCGTGAGCGCTGATTCCTGCCAAAGCTGGCCGTGGAGTCTCGAGGCGTGGTCTGGCCCGGCAGCCTATAGCTGCCTGGCTTCGCCGCGTGACGGGACTGTTTTGGTGCTTTACGAACGAGGCAACACCCACCCCTATGAACGGATCAGCCTGGCACGAATCGTCGTCAAAGTGGCATCAGCACCAAAAAAATCAAGCGGCGCGACGAGCAGCGGAAAGATCGGCAACTGAGCGGCTACGGGGAGTCAATTATTATGCTGGACCGGTGGTTTCGTCTTCGGGAAAACAAGACAACGGTTTCCACCGAGATATTGGCCGGAGTCACCACCTTTCTCACGATGGCCTATATTATCGTCGTGCAACCGCAGGTTCTGTCCGGTCGAATGTTTGGTCTGGACACGGGCATGGACTTTGGGGCCGTCACCTCGGCCACCTGCATTTCTGCCGCCATAGCCACGCTTATCATGGGGCTTTATGCGCGGTATCCCATTGCCCTGGCTCCTGGCATGGGTGAAAACTTCGTGTTCACGCTTTCTCTTATCCCGGCCGCCCAGGTCTGGATCGCGACAGAAGTTCAAAGCGGCCGATTGACACCCGACGCGACCACCCCGTGGAGTATCGCTCTGGGTGTGATTTTCTATTCTGGAGTTCTCTTTTTTCTGCTCTCCGTGCTGGGCCTGCGGGAAAAACTGCTCGAGGCCGTCAGCCCCAGCATGCGCAATGCCATTGCCTCGGGCATCGGACTGTTTATTGCCCTCCTGGGACTCCAAGGAGCGTCGATCATCATCGGCACCCCCAGCCAGATTGTGAAATTGAGCCCCCGACTGGCCAGCCCTGACGTGATCGTCTTTTTCGTCGGGCTGCTGGTGACGGCAGGCCTTTATTCCCGTCGCATTCCCGGCTCCATCGTCGTCGGGATAATCGCTGCGACCGTGTTGGCCGTACTGCTTCAATGGGGAGTGCAAAAGGTGCCCGGGTTGGCAGAGAATCCTCTGGTGAAGGAATCGGCTCTCGTTCAGCGATTTGCACCGGCCGGTCAGCTTTTCTCGTCTCCGCCCTCGATGGCCAAGACTTTCGCCAAAATGGACCTGATTCACGCCCTGGCTCCGCCCATGATTCCGTTCATTTTCATCTTCTTGTTCATGGATCTTTTCGACACGCTGGGCACACTGGTGGGTGTGAGTGAACAGGCAGGCTTCATCCGGGATAATCGGATCCCCCGTGCTAAACAGGCATTGATGGCGGACGCCATGGGCACCGTGGTCGGTGCGGTCTGCGGTACGAGTACGGTCACGAGCTTCATAGAAAGTGCCGCCGGCGTCGAGCAGGGCGGTCGCACAGGGTTGACGGCTGTCACCGTCGCGGCGCTGTTTCTTGTCGCGCCGTTTTTCGCTCCTGTTATCGAAATGATCGGCAGTTATCCACCCATCACCGCCTCAGCGCTCCTCATTGTTGGATCAATGATGATGAAGAATGTGGTGAAAATCGAATGGCAGCGGCCGGCGGAAGCCATTCCCGCCTTCATCACGATGACGGGAATCGTGTTCAGTTATTCCATCGCCGATGGCCTGGCACTGGGCTTTATCACATATCCCCTCGTTAAGTTCCTCGCCGGGGAAGGCCGGCAGGTCCACTGGCTGATGTACGCGCTGGCAGCGGTGCTGGTGGTCTACCTGGTGCTGGCCAAAGCCCATATGGGATAAGAAATCTGCCGAGAGACGTGGAACGAGATTGACCGACCTGGTGTCCGCCGAGGTGTAGCGCACTTCCGCTGTGGAGACAGACGCCCAGCCTCCTGCCCCAGTTTCAGTGACCACGCAGCGACCCACCAAACCGAGATCGCTTCCCGGCCTCGGCACGGTGGCAAGGCGTGTGCGGTTAAGAAGTTACGAGTTGGTCAAAATCTTTGACTGCAATGGCCGGGTGTGTACTGAAATGAATCCCCAACTCGCGGCTGGCGGTGACGGAAGCCTTGGCCGCCTGCTCCACGCCGGGAAGATCCACCACAATCACCAGGTCCACATTCCCCAGCGTGGCGTACATCGCCCGGACGCTGCCACCAAGATCATTAATCATCTTCATGAACCGTTCTGTTCTTTCAGCACTGATTTGAGACAGTGCCTCTGGGGAATACTTGCCGAACATGACGAACGTCGCCATACTCCACCTCCTGACATTTGGCTACCTGGGGTTGGCACCTACCGGTCGGGGTCGGATACACTCTTCGCACACACTACGGAAAGCGTCAGTCCGCACATCGCCCCACGCAGGCGATAAAAGCTGGCCCAGACTCACCTATCTCTCGCCGTCCCTGCCCCCATCCTACGGACCCGGATGGGGGTTGTAAACCGTGAACGTCCGAAAATCCCGTTTTATCGATGGCTCACCCCGTTTTTGTGGCCGGCTGCGGCGACGAGGTCCACGTTGAGATAAACTCCGGAGAAAGAAAAATGGGTTCCGTAATTCGCCAGTTTTTCGGAATACGGTCTCGCAGATCCTCCGCATCGAGGGCGACCAGCGGACTGATTTCCACCGGAACACCGTCTTCCACAACCGCTCCGTTGGCTTGTAACCACGATCGGTGAAGAGCGACCATCTGCGCGCGGACATGTTCCGGGGTATCTTTCTCGGCCCCGGGTGCATTCTTGAGCGGCGCAAAATGCGTTGCGGCATCGACTTCAATAGCAAGGGCGTTCTTCGCGTGGGGTATGAGATCAAAGATGAACTTCTCAAACTTGATCGCGTTGGGAGCCGTGGGTCTCACATAGCCCCGGTCGGGATCGTAATAATCGACCTTTTTCAGAGCTATGTGGTAGGGGAGGGCATCGGCAAGGTCCGCCACCCGGAACAGGAAATCAACGTTGATCACGTGAACGCCAATGCTACCCGCCCAGAGCAGGAGACCGCCATCTGATGCCCGTTTCTCGGCAAATTCTCGCGGCAGATCGCTGTACTCAATGACATACAGGCGGTCATCGACCTGTACCAGATTACCCACCTTGTCAAAGGGCGACTGTTTGGCAACCACCTCGGTGGACATTTCCGAACCACTGAGGACATGATAGCCGATGACTTCCGGCCCCAGGATATCCACCAGAGGATTATCCACCTGGAAGTAGAAGAGGTATTCAATGCCCCGGTCGCGGAGCTGTTGCAACGTTCCACTCCGGATAACGGCGGCCAGCATGCCCCCGTGCCCGTCCGGCGAAAGGGCCAGCGAATCCGGAGCCGCCAGAAGAATCTTCCCCGTATTCGCGTCCAATGAAGGCATCGTCCCCTGGCAGAAAATGTACAGGTCGTCGGCCGAAAGCCCAAATCTCCGGTGACTCTCCAGATACGTTACTGTCTCCTGGTGCGTGGCAGGGCTGGTCATCAATGCCAGAGGAATGGGCCGCCCCGCCTTTCTCGATCGAGCCAGGATCTTCTCAATGTGAATCTGAAACAGGCTGTGCCCGGAAACCGGGCCAATGGGAAACATCCCTTTGGGGTGAGGGAACCCCAATCGGGTGCCCTGCCCGCCCGCCACCAGGAGCGCTGCCACGCGCCCCTCTTTGAGAAGCTGCTCCCCCTTAGCCCTAGCCTCCTCTAAGCGGATGCCCTGATAATCGCTCCCCAGCCGCACTGCTCGTGGGGGCGCCGCCCGCTCGAGAAGGGCTGACACATCGACCACCTGATGACGCTTTTCGTAGAGCCGTTGCAGGAGGGCCAAATCCAACTCGCGAATTTGCTCGGCCAACTGTTTGCGTTGCCCTTCCGTGAGCTGCGACCAGGTTCGCAACAGATGCGTTTGGCCAAATGGTTCCAGCAACCGCTCTAATTCCTGGTAAAGTGGGTCCGAATGGAATACGTCACTCGTCATATGCCGAATCCCCCGTCATTTTTTGTTTTTCTTCTAATTTGGAGTGTGAGGTTGCCTCCCCAAGCAGGCGCAGTTCATTAAAACAGTCCCACGGCCCGGGTGGAACCGGCCTCTCCAATCCGCCCACGGCACGAAAACTCGAAAAGCGGACGTGAAAAGCACGTTCCTCCAAAGATTCGGAGGGGCACGCTTGTCGTGCCCGCCTTGACCAGAGTTTACAAAGCAAACGCCGCGAGGCCAACTGCTGGACAAAGATTTAGCCAGAACCGCACACCGCGTCAGGGGACGGAGTTCGGCACGGATGGAGGTAGTGGGGGGGTCGAAACAGTCTGAGATTGGGGGAACTCACCCAGTCCCTCAGGGGGCGGACCTGCTGTTGGCGGGACACCAGACGATCCGACCGCTGGGAGTGGTGGCTGAGCCGTGGCCCTCGCGCGGAGGGCTTCAGCCCTTTCTAAAAGCTGCTGCGGTGGTGACACGGGCTGGGGGGTGAGCTGATATTCCAGGACGCGAGTGTCGCGGATTTCCCGCCGCAAAATGTTTTCGGCGAAAAAGTCGAACGGCGGGATCTCGTACCAGGGGGGGTTGATGCGCTCATAGACCGTGAGCGGTTGGTAACCATCTTTCACAAGGCGGATCTTTCTGGTGCCGTAGTACGTAAACGGAGTGCCAATCGGTGTCAGCCCCACGCGATAGTCGTCCACGTAGGCCATGGCACCGGGTGGGTTTGTTCGGATGAGGAGCCGCCGTTCCACACATCCGGCAGCAAAGAGCAGAAATCCGATCAGTAAAAGCGTCGTCAACCGCCTGGCAGTTCTTTTCCCAGCCCAAGGCCTTACCATGATGGCGTACAATGCATCACCCATATCAATATTACACGTCGAATGTCGTTTGCGCATCACCGACCCGGGGTGTCAGGTT
This is a stretch of genomic DNA from Thermogutta terrifontis. It encodes these proteins:
- a CDS encoding 3-keto-disaccharide hydrolase, with product MKRHLLGFAVAILALSYLAVAEERRARNEIIDPAVAAQDPDFHIQGEYLGEGALPTGGEGKLGAQVIARGDGKFEMYVLVGGLPGEGWDRSKPRLRGEATRQDGEVTLRGEGYEGTIADGVLTLKHGHGEVKLRRVERKSPTLGAKPPEGAVVLFDGKNADAFDNGTVLPDGSLLSGVTTKEKFGAYHLHLEFRLSWMPKALGQARSNSGVYLHDCYEVQVLDSFGLTGEDNECGGIYKVKAPDVNMCLPPLVWQTYDIDFTPPKYEDGKKVANARITVRHNGVVIHDNLELPGATPGRQPEGPPPRPIHLQAHGNRVVYRNIWLVPKD
- a CDS encoding sialidase family protein, which translates into the protein MDTVWERARLLRVGWVCCFLLAASSFESNQMLRGENTPGDGTVTLELADQEDVYISGEEGYHTYRIPSLIVAADGSLLAFCEGRKHGRGDSGDIDLLVKRWDPTEKAWTRQSIVWDDGPNTCGNPCPVLDRQTGIIWLWMTHNLGEDREPEIVARKSRGTRTVWLTCSTDHGRTWSSPIDMTERVKLKNWTWYATGPGCGIQTRSGRLIIPCDHIDDAGNWGSHVLYSDDHGQTWHLGGSVGPQTNECEVVELADGRLLLNMRNYNRKFPCRAVAESHDGGLTWSAVRYDTTLVEPVCQASIRRIEGLSFDGQPLIAFSNPADARERKKLTVRVSADSCQSWPWSLEAWSGPAAYSCLASPRDGTVLVLYERGNTHPYERISLARIVVKVASAPKKSSGATSSGKIGN
- a CDS encoding NCS2 family permease is translated as MLDRWFRLRENKTTVSTEILAGVTTFLTMAYIIVVQPQVLSGRMFGLDTGMDFGAVTSATCISAAIATLIMGLYARYPIALAPGMGENFVFTLSLIPAAQVWIATEVQSGRLTPDATTPWSIALGVIFYSGVLFFLLSVLGLREKLLEAVSPSMRNAIASGIGLFIALLGLQGASIIIGTPSQIVKLSPRLASPDVIVFFVGLLVTAGLYSRRIPGSIVVGIIAATVLAVLLQWGVQKVPGLAENPLVKESALVQRFAPAGQLFSSPPSMAKTFAKMDLIHALAPPMIPFIFIFLFMDLFDTLGTLVGVSEQAGFIRDNRIPRAKQALMADAMGTVVGAVCGTSTVTSFIESAAGVEQGGRTGLTAVTVAALFLVAPFFAPVIEMIGSYPPITASALLIVGSMMMKNVVKIEWQRPAEAIPAFITMTGIVFSYSIADGLALGFITYPLVKFLAGEGRQVHWLMYALAAVLVVYLVLAKAHMG
- a CDS encoding GYD domain-containing protein — encoded protein: MATFVMFGKYSPEALSQISAERTERFMKMINDLGGSVRAMYATLGNVDLVIVVDLPGVEQAAKASVTASRELGIHFSTHPAIAVKDFDQLVTS
- a CDS encoding UTP--glucose-1-phosphate uridylyltransferase, whose amino-acid sequence is MTSDVFHSDPLYQELERLLEPFGQTHLLRTWSQLTEGQRKQLAEQIRELDLALLQRLYEKRHQVVDVSALLERAAPPRAVRLGSDYQGIRLEEARAKGEQLLKEGRVAALLVAGGQGTRLGFPHPKGMFPIGPVSGHSLFQIHIEKILARSRKAGRPIPLALMTSPATHQETVTYLESHRRFGLSADDLYIFCQGTMPSLDANTGKILLAAPDSLALSPDGHGGMLAAVIRSGTLQQLRDRGIEYLFYFQVDNPLVDILGPEVIGYHVLSGSEMSTEVVAKQSPFDKVGNLVQVDDRLYVIEYSDLPREFAEKRASDGGLLLWAGSIGVHVINVDFLFRVADLADALPYHIALKKVDYYDPDRGYVRPTAPNAIKFEKFIFDLIPHAKNALAIEVDAATHFAPLKNAPGAEKDTPEHVRAQMVALHRSWLQANGAVVEDGVPVEISPLVALDAEDLRDRIPKNWRITEPIFLSPEFISTWTSSPQPATKTG
- a CDS encoding PEGA domain-containing protein, translated to MGDALYAIMVRPWAGKRTARRLTTLLLIGFLLFAAGCVERRLLIRTNPPGAMAYVDDYRVGLTPIGTPFTYYGTRKIRLVKDGYQPLTVYERINPPWYEIPPFDFFAENILRREIRDTRVLEYQLTPQPVSPPQQLLERAEALRARATAQPPLPAVGSSGVPPTAGPPPEGLGEFPQSQTVSTPPLPPSVPNSVP